The nucleotide window AATCGCACCCCTGGCGAACTCAAGTACACTCCGAACTATCACTATAACGGAACGTTCCTTGAACCGTGGGGCGAACGGTCGCAGCGCGGTTACGGGATCGAGGTCATCGAGCGGTTTTTCCAAGAAGTGGCGTTCGTCGAGTTCGGCGGCTCTCCAAACGAACGGGCGCATCGTTTAAGCGCGATGCGCGCCCTCGATTACAACGACCTTTCTGCCGACCGAAACTGCGTCGCGATCGTCCAAGCCCTTGAAGCTGTTCTCGGGCGCGCGGCCAGCGGCACTCCGGGTTGCGTGGTCAAGGTGAATGAACCCCTCGGCGGGTTGGTGCTGTACGAACCGGGAAACGCCACGCCGCTCGTCATTTACCACAACCGAGTCTAACCGTGGATGAGAAGCAACGCACCGGAATCAGTAAGTTTTTATCGAAAGTGCTCCGACACGAACCCGAATCGGCCGGACTCACCCTGGAACGCGGGGGGTGGGTGCCGATTGTCGACCTACTCTCTGGACTCGCGCGATCAGGCACGCGCATTTCGCGCGAGGATCTCGATGTCGTCGTTTCGGAATGCGAGAAGCAGCGCTTCGCGATCGACGATACCGGCACCAAGATCCGGGCAAACCAGGGGCACTCAGCCGAGGTCGAGCTTCAATTTGAACCCGTCGAACCGCCGACGGAGTTGTACGACGGCACCACCGAAACGAACATCTCATCAGTTCTTCGTGATGGGTTGTTGAAAATGGCGCGGCACCACGTTCACCTCTCGGCAGATGGCACCACCGCGCGAAAGGTGGGCGGACGCCACGGCAAGCCAGTGGTTATCACTGTTCACGCGGCACAGATGAGTGCCGACGGCTACATCTTTTACCGCTCCGCAAACGGGGTGTGGCTTGTGGATCACGTCCCGCCTCAGTACCTTCGGCTGTAGTCACACCGGAGAGACACGATGGTCCCACCCATTCAACACCCGCGCGAGCCGGATTCCAACGCGGGACGAACTGAACTGGCGCGCGTTGAGCCGCACTCGCTCCGAACGTTCACGCCAACACAGGCGGTGCTGAGCGCCAGTGCCGGCATCTACCACTGGACGCCGGAAGGGCGGCGCCTGTACGACTTCACCTCCGGCGTGCTCGTTTCGAACTTGGGGCACAACCCCAGCGCCTGGACGCGGGCGTACTTCCGCTACATGGGCTGGCCCGCTCTCAACGGTTCAACTACCCCCCTGCCCCACCCGGCCCCGGCTGGCTACTTCCCCGCGGTCCCAATGACCGCTTACAACGCTGTCACCCCAGTAGAGGTGCAAGCGAGCGCGCGGCTGATCGAGCTCATGCGTTCCGCCCCCGGCGGAAATCGAATGGAACAGGTGCTGTGGGCGGCGTCTGGGTCGGAAGCGATTCAGAAGGCGCTCTGGGCCGCACTCGCACGCGACCGAAGCCGCCCAATGATCATTGCCACCCGGCACGGCTTCCACGGCAAGAAGGGACTTTCCAACGCCGTTACCGGGAGTGAGACCGACGCCGAGCGCGACCCGAGGGTCAAGTTCATCTCGTTCCCGATGGCCGAGTGCCGCGACATCAGCCTCCGCGGCCAACCCTTCGACTTTACGCCGTATCAGAAGGAACTGGACGCTCTTCGCCATCAGTACGGTATGAAGCTGGGCACACTCATCACCGAACCCTACCTCGGGGGCGGCGGTTCGTATCACCCGCCGAAGGAGTACCTCCAGGGGTTGGAGCGGTTCTGCCGGGAACATGACATAGTTTTTATTATCGACGAAGTGCAGGCAAACTTCGGTCGCACCGGGGCGATGTTCGCGTTCGAGACTTACGGGCTTGAGCCCGACATTGTGGTGTTAGGGAAAGGGCTCGGGAACGGTATTCCGGTTGCGGCAGCGGTCGGCAAAACCGATATTTTTGATTCTCTCGGCTACGGGGAAGCCTCGGACACTTGGAGCGCGAACCCGCTCTGTTGCGCCGCCGTACAGGCTACGTTGGACGCTTTTGAGCGCGCGGACGTTCTCGGGCAAATGAAGCCGAGTTCCGCGATCATCGAGCGCGGCCTCGTCGCATTGAAAGAACTGCCCTTCGTTGCCAACGTTCGCGGCGAAGACGGCGGTATGGTTTGGGGCGTCGAGATGCGCGATTTTGCCGAGCGCACGGCCGCCGAATGGGCGAATGCTCTCGTTCTGGCCTGCTACCAGGGTGACGGCTCCGAGTCCGACGGCATACACCTGCTCGGCCCCCTCGCAAAGAAGGTGGTTCGCGTGTCACCTCCGCTGGTGATTACCCCCGACGAGGCCCACACCGCCGTCACACTCATGCTCCGCTCCGCGCGGCGCATGACCGCATAGCTCCCTGGGAGTCTGACATGCCCGAAGCGTGCATTGCCGACGCCCTCGGCTGGGTGGCCCACGCGGCCGGAACGCACTTGTTCGTCGTCAAAGGCATTCTCGCCCTTTTGGTGGTCTGCTCACTGTGCGGTTCCGTCGGTGCAATGGTGGTCGGCAACCGGATGGCGTTTTTCAGCGACGCGATGGCTCACTGCGCGTTCGCGGGCGTCGCTCTGGGGTTCTTGAGCGTCCT belongs to Gemmata obscuriglobus and includes:
- a CDS encoding aminotransferase class III-fold pyridoxal phosphate-dependent enzyme, with the protein product MTAYNAVTPVEVQASARLIELMRSAPGGNRMEQVLWAASGSEAIQKALWAALARDRSRPMIIATRHGFHGKKGLSNAVTGSETDAERDPRVKFISFPMAECRDISLRGQPFDFTPYQKELDALRHQYGMKLGTLITEPYLGGGGSYHPPKEYLQGLERFCREHDIVFIIDEVQANFGRTGAMFAFETYGLEPDIVVLGKGLGNGIPVAAAVGKTDIFDSLGYGEASDTWSANPLCCAAVQATLDAFERADVLGQMKPSSAIIERGLVALKELPFVANVRGEDGGMVWGVEMRDFAERTAAEWANALVLACYQGDGSESDGIHLLGPLAKKVVRVSPPLVITPDEAHTAVTLMLRSARRMTA
- a CDS encoding RNA 2'-phosphotransferase; this encodes MDEKQRTGISKFLSKVLRHEPESAGLTLERGGWVPIVDLLSGLARSGTRISREDLDVVVSECEKQRFAIDDTGTKIRANQGHSAEVELQFEPVEPPTELYDGTTETNISSVLRDGLLKMARHHVHLSADGTTARKVGGRHGKPVVITVHAAQMSADGYIFYRSANGVWLVDHVPPQYLRL